A stretch of the Tolypothrix sp. NIES-4075 genome encodes the following:
- a CDS encoding 2-phosphosulfolactate phosphatase family protein has protein sequence MKLFVYHTPELTPADKAPDCAIAVDVLRATSTMATVLAAGGEAIQVFSDLEKLMHVSESWLPEKRLRAGERGGGKVPGFELGNSPLDCTPELVHGRRLFISTTNGTRALQRVQDAATVITAAFINRAAVVRYLIEKQPETVWIVGSGWEGSFSLEDTACAGAIAHSVVQETNFPLEELAGNDEVVSAIALYSQWQDNLLGLFHACSHGQRLLRLNCQEDLKYCSQTDILDVLPMQREPGVLKS, from the coding sequence GTGAAGCTATTCGTTTACCACACTCCGGAATTGACTCCAGCGGATAAAGCGCCAGACTGTGCGATCGCAGTTGATGTATTGCGAGCAACCAGCACAATGGCGACTGTATTGGCAGCTGGAGGCGAAGCTATCCAAGTCTTCAGCGATTTAGAAAAACTTATGCATGTTAGCGAATCTTGGCTCCCCGAAAAACGGTTGCGAGCTGGAGAACGCGGTGGTGGGAAAGTTCCTGGTTTTGAACTGGGTAACTCACCTCTCGACTGTACACCAGAATTAGTGCATGGGCGACGCTTATTTATTAGTACCACGAATGGCACTCGCGCCTTACAACGAGTCCAAGATGCAGCAACTGTCATAACCGCAGCTTTTATCAACCGGGCTGCGGTGGTGCGATATCTCATAGAAAAGCAACCAGAAACAGTTTGGATTGTTGGTTCAGGTTGGGAAGGCAGTTTTTCTTTAGAGGATACAGCTTGTGCGGGGGCGATCGCCCACAGTGTTGTACAAGAAACCAACTTCCCTCTAGAGGAATTAGCTGGTAATGATGAAGTAGTTAGTGCGATCGCTCTTTATTCTCAATGGCAAGATAACTTATTAGGACTTTTTCACGCTTGCAGTCACGGTCAGCGATTGTTACGTCTTAATTGTCAGGAAGACCTGAAATATTGTTCGCAAACCGATATTTTAGATGTTTTGCCCATGCAACGAGAACCAGGAGTTTTGAAAAGTTAA
- a CDS encoding M61 family metallopeptidase — protein sequence MSHATAPRTDTRIQEAVPTIHYQVAMPQPETHLFEVTLHLANYPLPILDLKLPVWTPGSYLVREYAKQLQDFAAFSDAESLPWRKISKNHWQVETKNVSKLTVSYRIFANELSVRTNHLDATHGYFNGAALFFRIPGWEKQLIRVSIVPPHPEWQVTTALPADEQANTFLADDFDTLVDNPFEIGCHQLYHFEVLGKPHELAIWGQGNLQPQRMISDITKIIQVEAQMFGGLPYERYLFLLHLFSQAYGGLEHKNCCSLIYQRFGFRAEDKYDRFMQLVAHEFFHLWNVKRIRPKALEVFDYDQENYTPSLWFSEGTTSYYDLLIPLRAGIYDAQTFLSNLSKEITKYEKTPGRKVQPLSESSFDAWIKLYRQDANSGNSQISYYLKGEMVSLLLDLLIRSQHNNQRSFDDVMLKMWQQFGFDEIGFTPEQLQSVIESVAEMDLADFFGRYIDNTEDLPFNEYLQPFGLELVAENEEEPYLGVKASAENGKEIIKFVEASSPAQIAGIDAGDELLAIDKMKVTASGLSDRLKDYQPNDTIQVTVFHQDELRTYSVTLASPRPTRYQVKPVADPSPIQQENLTGWLGASVSSL from the coding sequence ATGAGTCACGCAACAGCACCTCGCACCGACACCCGCATCCAAGAAGCCGTGCCGACAATTCATTATCAGGTGGCAATGCCTCAACCAGAAACGCATTTGTTTGAGGTAACTTTGCATTTAGCAAATTACCCATTGCCGATTTTGGATTTAAAACTACCTGTGTGGACTCCAGGTTCTTACTTGGTGAGAGAATACGCCAAACAGTTACAGGATTTTGCCGCTTTTTCGGACGCGGAGTCTTTACCTTGGCGGAAAATCAGTAAAAATCACTGGCAAGTAGAGACAAAGAATGTTTCAAAATTAACCGTGAGTTACCGCATTTTTGCGAATGAGCTATCAGTGCGGACAAATCATTTAGATGCAACTCACGGCTATTTTAACGGTGCTGCGTTGTTTTTTAGAATCCCAGGTTGGGAAAAGCAATTAATTCGCGTTTCTATCGTACCACCGCACCCAGAATGGCAGGTAACTACAGCATTACCCGCAGATGAACAAGCCAATACTTTTCTAGCTGACGATTTTGATACGCTTGTAGACAACCCCTTTGAAATTGGTTGCCATCAGTTATATCACTTTGAGGTATTGGGAAAACCCCATGAATTGGCAATTTGGGGACAAGGTAATTTGCAACCACAACGGATGATTTCTGATATCACGAAAATTATCCAAGTCGAAGCGCAAATGTTTGGCGGTTTGCCTTATGAAAGATATCTGTTTCTACTACATTTATTTTCTCAAGCTTACGGTGGTTTGGAGCATAAAAACTGTTGCTCTTTAATTTACCAGCGCTTTGGATTTCGCGCTGAAGATAAATACGATCGCTTTATGCAATTGGTGGCACACGAGTTTTTTCACTTGTGGAATGTCAAGCGCATTCGCCCGAAAGCACTGGAAGTTTTTGATTACGACCAAGAAAATTATACACCGTCTTTATGGTTTTCTGAAGGAACGACCAGTTATTATGATTTGCTGATTCCTTTACGGGCGGGCATTTACGATGCTCAAACATTTTTAAGCAACTTGAGCAAGGAAATTACTAAGTACGAAAAAACACCTGGACGCAAAGTGCAGCCGCTTTCGGAGTCGAGTTTTGATGCTTGGATTAAACTTTATCGCCAAGATGCCAATAGTGGCAATTCTCAAATTTCCTACTATTTAAAAGGGGAAATGGTATCTTTGTTGCTAGATTTGCTGATTCGTTCCCAGCATAACAATCAACGCTCTTTTGATGATGTCATGCTGAAAATGTGGCAGCAATTTGGCTTCGATGAAATCGGCTTTACTCCCGAACAGTTACAGTCAGTAATTGAGTCTGTAGCAGAAATGGATTTAGCTGATTTCTTTGGGCGCTACATTGATAATACTGAAGATTTGCCTTTCAACGAGTATTTACAACCTTTTGGCTTGGAGTTAGTTGCAGAAAACGAAGAAGAACCTTATTTGGGTGTGAAAGCAAGTGCTGAAAACGGAAAAGAAATAATTAAGTTTGTCGAAGCTAGTTCACCTGCACAAATAGCGGGAATCGATGCAGGTGATGAGTTGTTGGCAATTGATAAAATGAAGGTGACAGCAAGTGGGTTAAGCGATCGCTTAAAAGATTATCAACCCAACGACACCATCCAAGTTACAGTTTTCCACCAAGACGAACTGCGTACTTATTCTGTCACCCTAGCTTCACCACGTCCAACACGCTATCAAGTTAAACCTGTTGCCGATCCTTCGCCAATACAGCAAGAAAACTTAACAGGGTGGTTAGGCGCGTCAGTTTCATCTCTGTAA
- a CDS encoding BMC domain-containing protein: MPMAVGVIETLGFPGVLAAADAMVKAAGVTLVYYGLAESARFVVAVRGHVAEVKTAVAAGIAAGEEAYGGEVITHYIVPNPPENVESILPIHFTEKSEPYRIF; this comes from the coding sequence ATGCCGATGGCAGTTGGAGTAATTGAAACTTTAGGTTTTCCAGGTGTGTTAGCAGCAGCAGATGCAATGGTGAAAGCTGCCGGCGTAACACTGGTATACTACGGTCTAGCGGAAAGCGCTCGCTTCGTAGTCGCAGTCAGGGGACACGTAGCTGAGGTGAAAACAGCGGTTGCAGCCGGAATCGCTGCTGGAGAGGAAGCTTACGGTGGTGAGGTAATCACCCACTACATCGTTCCCAACCCTCCGGAGAATGTGGAAAGCATTTTGCCCATCCACTTCACCGAAAAATCAGAACCATACCGTATCTTCTAA
- a CDS encoding HetZ-related protein 2: MGVVMQTLKQGFEERNLAMASEAEKLTLYWRQRLAAECPEQSEANRESILFWLLGNNSKRFDLLNPKELDIAKQAMEYRYRILCQRYLGMARERAYRNLITRLGSLVTLRNKIQTWISLSRDRQRSVVDVLQEVLQELLQSDNYMQQQMACIAEFTTDARLKNSLLFASMEEYCLRPVRNQPLLAYRFVNYLRRTQRGGLTQVPGSDLIRLVSEEIFTDDNDNRVNLADNQAIAEYLEAQQLEEQQVLRHAVKQEFETYLQENLGQDAVQWLRLYLQGKSQDEIAKKMSKPIKEIYRLREKISYHAVRVFAVKNKPELVDNWLEISLDEHNLGLTPQQWQQLQSKLTLIERQLLSLRKAGKSIEEIAQQLKLKTHQVMGEWSKIYIAAQNLRTQE; encoded by the coding sequence ATGGGGGTTGTGATGCAAACTTTAAAACAGGGTTTCGAGGAGCGCAATCTCGCTATGGCTTCAGAAGCAGAAAAACTGACGCTATATTGGCGGCAACGTTTGGCAGCAGAGTGTCCAGAACAAAGCGAAGCAAACAGAGAAAGTATTCTTTTTTGGCTTTTGGGAAATAACTCAAAACGCTTTGACTTACTTAATCCTAAAGAGTTAGATATCGCCAAACAAGCGATGGAATATCGCTATCGGATTTTATGCCAGCGCTACTTAGGAATGGCGCGAGAACGTGCTTATCGCAATTTAATCACTCGGCTAGGGAGTTTAGTGACATTACGGAATAAAATCCAGACTTGGATTTCTCTGAGTCGCGATCGCCAACGCAGCGTCGTAGATGTATTGCAAGAAGTACTCCAAGAATTACTGCAAAGCGATAACTACATGCAGCAGCAAATGGCTTGCATCGCTGAGTTTACAACCGATGCCAGACTAAAGAATTCTTTGCTGTTTGCCAGCATGGAAGAATATTGCCTGCGACCAGTACGCAATCAACCGTTATTGGCTTACCGTTTCGTAAATTACTTGCGACGCACACAGCGTGGTGGTTTAACCCAAGTGCCGGGTAGTGATTTAATTAGACTAGTTTCCGAAGAAATTTTCACAGACGACAACGACAACCGCGTTAACTTAGCCGATAATCAGGCGATCGCCGAATATCTTGAAGCACAACAACTAGAAGAACAGCAAGTACTGCGTCACGCAGTCAAGCAAGAATTTGAAACTTATCTCCAAGAGAATCTAGGGCAAGACGCAGTGCAGTGGTTGCGACTATATCTGCAAGGCAAATCCCAAGACGAAATTGCCAAAAAAATGAGTAAACCAATTAAGGAAATTTACCGATTACGCGAGAAAATTAGCTACCATGCCGTGCGTGTCTTTGCCGTCAAAAACAAACCGGAACTAGTAGATAACTGGCTAGAAATTTCCCTAGACGAACACAATTTGGGATTAACACCGCAGCAATGGCAGCAATTACAGTCAAAATTGACTTTAATTGAGCGGCAGCTATTGTCACTGCGAAAAGCAGGCAAATCCATCGAAGAAATCGCTCAACAGTTAAAACTCAAAACCCATCAGGTAATGGGCGAATGGAGTAAAATTTATATCGCGGCTCAAAATTTAAGAACTCAGGAGTAA
- a CDS encoding BlaI/MecI/CopY family transcriptional regulator has product MAPLPEYRPKQLSLGPLEAEILHIIWELSSVTVKDVHDRILTDPNRELAYTSVTTVLRRLTDKGWLTCDKRGRAFYWRPLITKQQAEVIKAHEQLQRFLAVGNPDVIAAFADSLDEAASEQIQAIAKRIQAARQAREEQ; this is encoded by the coding sequence ATGGCACCTTTACCTGAATACCGCCCCAAACAACTGTCTTTAGGTCCTCTGGAAGCAGAAATTTTGCATATCATCTGGGAACTGAGTTCAGTTACAGTTAAAGATGTACACGATCGCATTCTTACTGACCCCAACCGCGAATTAGCTTATACTTCCGTGACAACCGTATTGCGTCGCCTTACCGATAAAGGTTGGCTAACCTGCGACAAAAGAGGACGAGCATTTTATTGGCGTCCGTTGATTACCAAACAGCAAGCTGAGGTAATTAAAGCACACGAGCAGTTACAGCGATTTCTCGCGGTGGGTAATCCCGATGTAATTGCTGCTTTTGCAGATAGTTTAGATGAAGCTGCCAGCGAACAAATACAAGCGATCGCCAAACGCATTCAAGCTGCACGCCAAGCCAGGGAGGAACAATAA
- a CDS encoding TIGR04283 family arsenosugar biosynthesis glycosyltransferase: MSRVSIIIPTLNEAKCLGRTLRHLSLLTPPAWEVLVVDGGSSDETIAIAQTAGVQVISAKQCGRAAQSNQGAEVATGEILCFLHADTLVSDDLVTVIEQTLADKTVVAGGFISLMAGEITTRWGVSLHNWLKTYYAPLLFRPHLFFQGLRLLFGDQVIFARRADFWECGGFDSNLPIMEEADLCIKIVRRGKIRLVNRIVQSSDRRVAKWGFFKATAIYLYIGFLWGVGVSPQYLKQFYKDIR; encoded by the coding sequence ATGTCCCGCGTCTCGATTATCATCCCCACTTTAAATGAGGCAAAGTGTCTGGGACGCACCTTGCGTCATCTCAGTTTACTCACACCCCCAGCTTGGGAGGTGCTGGTTGTGGATGGCGGTAGTTCTGACGAAACGATCGCCATTGCCCAAACAGCAGGTGTACAAGTAATTTCCGCTAAACAATGCGGACGCGCTGCCCAATCAAATCAAGGTGCAGAAGTCGCAACCGGAGAAATCCTCTGCTTTCTGCACGCAGATACTTTGGTAAGCGACGACTTGGTAACAGTTATTGAGCAGACACTAGCAGACAAAACTGTTGTTGCTGGCGGTTTTATTTCCCTGATGGCAGGTGAAATAACAACGCGCTGGGGAGTTTCACTGCACAACTGGCTGAAAACTTATTATGCACCGTTGCTTTTTCGCCCACATTTGTTTTTTCAAGGACTGCGCTTATTGTTTGGCGATCAAGTAATTTTCGCACGCCGCGCTGATTTCTGGGAATGTGGCGGTTTTGACAGCAATCTCCCAATTATGGAAGAAGCCGACTTGTGCATAAAAATAGTACGACGGGGAAAAATTCGCTTAGTAAATCGCATCGTCCAAAGTAGCGATCGCCGCGTCGCAAAATGGGGCTTTTTCAAAGCCACCGCAATATATCTTTATATCGGCTTTCTGTGGGGTGTTGGTGTGTCCCCACAATACCTGAAGCAATTTTATAAAGACATTCGGTAA
- a CDS encoding carbon dioxide-concentrating mechanism protein CcmK, with translation MSSAQAVGSLETKGFPAVLAAADAMVKAGRVTLVGYIRVGSARFTVNIRGDVSEVKAAMAAGVDAVENVHGGTLESWVIIPRPHENVEAVLPIGYTEQVQEYRESVENPIVRSSNGR, from the coding sequence ATGTCATCAGCACAGGCAGTTGGATCATTGGAAACTAAGGGTTTTCCCGCTGTGCTAGCAGCAGCAGATGCAATGGTGAAAGCCGGTCGAGTCACCCTCGTCGGTTATATCAGAGTTGGTAGCGCTCGCTTTACAGTCAATATTCGCGGAGATGTTTCAGAAGTAAAAGCTGCTATGGCTGCTGGTGTTGATGCGGTCGAAAATGTTCATGGTGGTACTTTGGAATCTTGGGTAATTATTCCTCGTCCCCATGAAAACGTTGAAGCCGTTTTGCCCATAGGCTACACAGAGCAAGTCCAAGAGTATCGCGAATCTGTTGAAAACCCGATTGTTAGGTCTTCTAACGGCAGATAG
- the ubiG gene encoding bifunctional 2-polyprenyl-6-hydroxyphenol methylase/3-demethylubiquinol 3-O-methyltransferase UbiG encodes MKKNDLQFYDLSADIWWQSDAKIYALYYLNQPRFDFFDRYVPSWQGLRVLDVGCGGGFSCEFMARRGAIVCGVDQSAKCIKQAQEHAAISGLPIEYQQAFAENLPYQANYFDIVVCVDVLEHVADLRKTIYEVSRVLQPNGLFLFDTINRTVKSQFVMIWLLENILREIKRGIHDWKKFIKPEELTDLLHNHGFASIEINGFDLFGEDLFDNILAYIHYKKTGGFKAKITHNTSLIYIGKAIKSALKR; translated from the coding sequence ATGAAAAAAAATGACTTGCAATTTTATGACTTGAGTGCAGATATTTGGTGGCAGTCAGATGCTAAAATTTACGCTCTGTATTACTTAAATCAACCCCGATTTGATTTTTTTGATCGGTACGTACCTTCTTGGCAGGGATTGCGAGTATTAGACGTTGGCTGTGGCGGCGGCTTTTCTTGCGAATTTATGGCAAGAAGGGGAGCGATCGTATGCGGGGTAGATCAATCAGCAAAATGTATTAAACAAGCTCAAGAACATGCAGCAATCAGCGGATTACCGATTGAATATCAACAAGCATTTGCGGAAAATCTGCCTTATCAGGCAAACTATTTTGATATTGTTGTATGTGTTGATGTCTTAGAACATGTTGCCGATTTAAGAAAAACAATTTATGAAGTTTCTAGAGTTTTACAACCTAACGGATTATTTTTATTTGACACTATCAATAGAACTGTAAAATCTCAATTTGTCATGATTTGGCTTTTGGAAAATATTTTGCGCGAGATTAAGCGCGGTATTCACGATTGGAAAAAGTTTATTAAGCCAGAAGAACTGACTGATTTACTGCATAATCATGGCTTTGCCAGCATAGAAATTAACGGATTTGACTTATTTGGTGAAGATTTATTCGATAATATCCTTGCCTACATCCACTATAAAAAGACTGGAGGATTTAAAGCAAAAATTACTCACAATACTTCTTTAATCTATATTGGTAAGGCAATAAAATCAGCGCTAAAGCGCTAA
- a CDS encoding pilus assembly protein PilB, which yields MLSSQGKPSDNEAIGNQLLTATPSQSLHERQQIFELIERILSFEACLYHQILPYTIEDNKLLLGMVNLEDTVALDYVGNILSYINCTMVTVAIAPDTHRNILSAYLNYKNTSQPVANVAQEQSAAKVADSLASKPETSTVAQTKPSENSFQQADSPAVLDLDNLSKATILFTNADKKTQENTSEERSLLGLPVLLIPVPDLLLPVEQLATLQPKKLLAELLGRVLAGGIGRLYLERQPYEGRILWSDNGVLQSVLEKLPLSVFQGVLNELKRLTNLPVTTFAEAKQVEKECLYQENRLLLRLRVMPGMYGEEATLQVLRGAALKFHQQQQLTRLSRDAIGISQQLSHKLHELQQRLVLNRNTNPGQLEAFMTLNRLLDDLDNQIKILTDA from the coding sequence ATGTTGTCTTCACAGGGCAAACCAAGTGATAACGAAGCAATTGGTAATCAACTGTTAACCGCTACTCCAAGCCAGTCGCTGCACGAACGCCAGCAAATATTTGAGCTAATAGAGCGTATCTTGTCCTTTGAAGCTTGCTTATATCATCAAATTTTGCCATATACCATAGAAGATAACAAATTGTTACTGGGCATGGTTAATCTAGAAGATACTGTGGCGCTAGATTACGTTGGTAACATTTTGTCTTATATTAACTGCACAATGGTGACAGTAGCGATCGCCCCCGACACCCACCGCAACATACTCTCAGCCTACCTCAACTACAAAAATACATCCCAGCCAGTAGCCAACGTTGCTCAAGAACAAAGCGCAGCAAAAGTTGCCGATTCGCTTGCGTCAAAGCCAGAGACATCTACTGTAGCCCAGACAAAACCCTCGGAAAATTCTTTTCAACAAGCAGATTCTCCTGCTGTGCTGGATCTGGATAATTTGTCTAAAGCGACCATCCTTTTTACTAACGCAGACAAAAAGACACAGGAAAATACTTCCGAAGAGCGATCGCTCTTAGGTTTACCTGTATTACTCATACCAGTTCCCGATTTATTACTGCCTGTTGAACAGCTAGCAACACTACAACCCAAGAAATTACTAGCAGAATTACTAGGTCGAGTTCTAGCCGGGGGAATTGGTCGTTTGTATTTGGAAAGACAACCATACGAAGGCAGAATACTCTGGAGTGATAATGGAGTCTTGCAATCCGTCTTAGAAAAACTTCCTCTCTCTGTTTTTCAGGGAGTACTTAATGAATTAAAGCGACTAACAAACCTGCCTGTAACTACATTTGCAGAAGCAAAACAGGTAGAGAAAGAATGCTTGTATCAAGAAAACCGTTTGTTATTACGCTTGCGAGTGATGCCGGGAATGTACGGCGAAGAAGCCACACTACAAGTACTCCGGGGAGCTGCCTTAAAATTCCATCAACAACAACAGTTGACACGTCTCAGCCGCGATGCTATAGGAATTTCCCAACAACTCAGTCACAAATTGCACGAACTGCAACAACGGCTAGTCTTGAATCGCAACACCAACCCCGGACAATTAGAAGCTTTCATGACACTGAATCGACTCTTGGATGATTTAGACAATCAAATCAAAATACTCACAGATGCTTGA
- a CDS encoding Crp/Fnr family transcriptional regulator: protein MQTEIFSETFPLMSTANPQTLEWLLNVAIDHEYPAGRAVLMEDAWGNAVYFVVSGWVKVRRTRSEDSVALAILGQGDFFGEMAILDESPRSTDVVALSPVKLLSISRERFIQILFKDPQLHHRMLQLMVRRLRQVNLRLQMRSSPPAVKLAQTLVSLGESYGQESEKGKEIFNIPYKDLAEVTEIGVEETTKIMEKLDEKGWIKIDNANQVVYLVNFKQLINLAGKV, encoded by the coding sequence ATGCAGACTGAGATTTTTAGTGAAACTTTCCCCCTAATGAGTACAGCCAATCCACAAACTTTAGAATGGCTGCTCAACGTTGCAATCGACCACGAATACCCAGCAGGACGAGCCGTTTTAATGGAAGATGCTTGGGGGAACGCGGTTTACTTCGTGGTTTCTGGTTGGGTCAAAGTGCGGCGCACGCGCAGCGAAGATTCTGTTGCTTTAGCAATTTTAGGACAGGGTGATTTTTTTGGCGAAATGGCAATTTTGGATGAGTCTCCCCGCTCAACCGATGTGGTTGCTCTTTCCCCTGTGAAATTACTGAGCATCTCCAGAGAGCGCTTTATTCAAATATTGTTTAAAGACCCGCAGTTGCATCACCGAATGCTGCAATTGATGGTGCGACGATTGCGGCAAGTTAATTTACGTTTGCAAATGCGGTCTTCACCACCAGCAGTTAAACTCGCTCAAACTCTAGTTAGTTTGGGCGAAAGTTATGGTCAGGAATCAGAAAAAGGAAAGGAAATTTTTAATATTCCTTACAAAGATTTAGCAGAAGTTACAGAAATTGGTGTCGAAGAAACCACCAAAATCATGGAAAAGCTTGATGAAAAAGGTTGGATCAAAATTGACAACGCTAATCAGGTAGTTTATCTGGTTAACTTCAAACAATTGATAAATTTGGCTGGCAAAGTTTAA